One genomic region from Bactrocera tryoni isolate S06 chromosome 3, CSIRO_BtryS06_freeze2, whole genome shotgun sequence encodes:
- the LOC120772131 gene encoding zinc finger protein 808-like — translation MSELNSEDDVFFDELIEDENADDESLPNFAFPNLKGDPDLLCEFNTNDENTIGTSEYLDQAIISNLSTLEFKWNSECLICTEQFEEYQELLEHCKQFHKNEFDEYTCTVGDCDELIADEDALARHLVLRHSDLQSIKIYGSCPFCDLRFSNFNELNKHSCYRKINRRACIQPYCQYCKEEFVSHKRFLFHLQFHLAKRRAKVCMICNTEFSDVENFFLHVNYQHESLNKLACKICDRVFADLETYSAHENMHKSNPKYKCDECSKVYYNKKLLLKHKVNLHSAIEYKCDLCPKIFPTFPILQNHLKWHNTEAEVHVYTCTNCGLLAGDCVKLQKHTADCSSDCFECEIEDEILTAAYSCHYCAQDFKDKFSLSKHRATGIHKSEKFICPICNEELDSVKAKRLHMYTHKNYKNFLENLPLKRLLMCDVGDCEECYSDWAALQRHKTRIHKSNTCTKCNQKLADAAELQKHLKQCQATALTCQFCDKICPTKMSLAVHVARRHNNKNVVCPHCSVGYKDEQTLQQHIEYSHVPAPCTNCEKVINCKRNLEIHMRVVHDTETRYFCTHCNKGFYHRSQRDLHEESVHPDSIYKCGQCNFKTKYAKSLEIHIAKHLKKLEFKCPHCDKSFGRKNTLTLHIKRHKNDKPFRCFDTIVDGCDAAFITRPLLNNHIKSKHSVHQVKPKSASEQKRRLGTQRKSCIKEIVTQEAPFENTAMLEINSSGTMLTADSSFADVAGLSHAVDENYMLLVVNDEQLLALDGTDISAS, via the exons ATGAGTGAATTAAATAGTGAGGATGATGTATTTTTCGACGAACTAATAGAAGATGAAAATGCCGATGACGAATCTTTACCAAACTTTGCGTTTCCAAATCTCAAAG GTGATCCTGATTTGCTTTGTGAATTCAATACCAATGATGAGAACACAATTGGTACTAGTGAATATTTGGACCAAGCCATCATAAGCAATTTAAGCACATTGGAATTCAAATGGAATAGTGAATGCTTG atttgTACGGAGCAATTTGAGGAGTACCAGGAATTGCTGGAGCATTGCAAACAGTTCCATAAAAATGAGTTCGATGAGTACACATGCACCGTCGGAGATTGTGATGAGTTAATTGCGGATGAGGATGCGCTTGCCAGGCACTTGGTATTGAGACACAGTGATTTGCAGAG tatCAAAATATATGGCAGCTGTCCGTTTTGTGATCTACGTTTTTCCAACTTTAATGAACTTAATAAACATTCATGCTATCGTAAAATTAATAGAAGGGCTTGCATACAGCCTTATTGCCAATATTGTAAGGAGGAGTTTGTCTCGCATAAAAG ATTCCTGTTTCACCTGCAATTTCATTTGGCTAAGCGGCGAGCCAAGGTTTGCATGATATGTAACACCGAATTTTCCgatgtggaaaactttttcctaCATGTAAATTATCAGCACGAATCACTGAATAAGTTGGCATGCAAAAT CTGTGATCGCGTTTTTGCTGATTTGGAGACATACAGCGCACATGAAAACATGCACAAATCAAATCCGAAATACAAATGTGATGAATGcagcaaagtttattataataAGAAATTACTACTAAAACACAAG GTTAATTTGCATTCCGCAATTGAGTATAAATGCGACTTGTGTCCGAAAATATTTCCAACTTTCCCTATTTTACAAAATCACTTGAAGTGGCATAATACAGAAGCTGAAGTCCACGTATATACTTGCACTAATTGTGGCTTGCTTGCAGGTGATTGTGTCAAACTACAG AAACATACCGCAGATTGCTCCTCAGACTGCTTCGAATGCGAAATTGAAGATGAAATATTGACAGCGGCTTACAGCTGTCATTACTGCGCGCAAGATTTCAAGGATAAATTTTCGCTCAGCAAGCATCGTGCTACGGGCATACATAAAAGTGAGAAATTCATCTGTCCCATTTgcaatgaagagcttgacagtGTAAAAGCAAAGCGCTTGCATATGTATAcgcataaaaattataaaaatttcctaGAAAATCTACCACTTAAGCGCCTTCTAATGTGTGATGTGGGC gATTGCGAAGAGTGCTATAGTGACTGGGCTGCCTTGCAGCGGCACAAAACGCGCATACACAAATCAAATACATGCACAAAATGCAATCAAAAGTTAGCTGATGCAGCGGAACTGCAAAAGCATTTGAAGCAATGCCAAGCGACTGCATTAACATGTCAGTTTTGTGATAAAATATGCCCAACAAAAATGTCACTAGCTGTCCATGTAGCTAGAAGGCATAATAACA AAAATGTTGTCTGTCCACACTGTTCCGTCGGCTATAAAGATGAGCAAACCCTACAACAACACATAGAATATTCACACGTGCCTGCGCCTTGTACGAATTGCGAAAAAGTGATCAATTGCAAACGGAATTTAGAGATTCATATGCGTGTGGTGCATGACACAGAAACCAGATATTTCTGTACGCACTGCAATAAAGGATTTTATCATCGTTCGCAGAGAGATCTGCATGAAGAGAGT GTGCATCCAGACTCGATCTACAAATGCGGTCAATGTAATTTCAAAACGAAATATGCCAAGTCTTTGGAAATACACATAGCGAAGCATTTGAAAAAGCTGGAGTTTAAGTGTCCGCACTGTGATAAATCATTTGGTCGCAAAAACACGCTCACTTTACACATCAAGCGACATAAAAATGACAAGCC TTTTAGATGCTTCGATACCATTGTTGATGGCTGTGACGCAGCTTTCATCACACGTCCGCTGTTAAATAATCACATTAAAAGCAAACATTCCGTGCATCAGGTTAAGCCGAAGAGCGCGAGCGAACAAAAGCGGCGACTTGGAACGCAAAGAAAGTCGTGTATAAAGGAAATTGTTACGCAGGAGGCACCCTTTGAAAATACGGCAATGCTCGAAATCAACTCAAGTGGTACAATGTTGACTGCAGATAGCAGCTTTGCCGATGTTGCGGGTTTGTCACACGCAGTTGATGAGAATTACATGTTGCTCGTGGTGAATGATGAGCAACTGTTGGCACTGGACGGCACAGATATTTCAGCAAGTTAA
- the LOC120770237 gene encoding uncharacterized protein LOC120770237 isoform X1, protein MANDPANQQQFAEDVAALAAGSGDPYGNLGDPKGDFKMPSVDEVWKLIEQMDGISDEEKANLKENLYNPQEGSAEDFMRRYAQPGPVHSSWDYAIFFAMIAIIVLLFALFGYKLYKSLMEKELKKKEKLKTKQAKKSKKTN, encoded by the exons ATGGCTAATGATCCAGCAAATCAACAACAATTCGCCGAAGACGTTGCAGCACTTGCCGCTGGTTCTGGTGATCCCTATGGAAATCTCGGTGATCCCAAGGGCGATTTTAAGATGCCCAGTGTGGATGAGGTTTGGAAGTTAATCGAACAAATGGACGGTATAAGCGATGAGGAGAAGGCTAATCTTAAGGAGAACCTTTATAATCCACAAGAAGGCTCCGCAGAGGATTTTATGCGCCGCTATGCTCAACCTGGACCCGTACATTCCTCTTGGGATTATGCAATATTCTTTGCAATGATTGCGATTATTGTGCTTCTATTTG cgCTCTTCGGCTACAAACTGTACAAATCGCTGATGGAGAAGGAACTGAAGAAGAAGGAGAAATTGAAAACCAAACAagccaaaaaatcaaaaaagacaaATTAA
- the LOC120770237 gene encoding uncharacterized protein LOC120770237 isoform X3, giving the protein MVDLTDSSSPFQQSIPNLAFYVPAVVVFGLAALFGYKLYKSLMEKELKKKEKLKTKQAKKSKKTN; this is encoded by the exons ATGGTTGATTTAACTGATTCATCATCACCATTCCAACAAAGCATTCCCAATCTGGCATTTTATGTACCGgctgttgttgtatttggaCTAGCTG cgCTCTTCGGCTACAAACTGTACAAATCGCTGATGGAGAAGGAACTGAAGAAGAAGGAGAAATTGAAAACCAAACAagccaaaaaatcaaaaaagacaaATTAA
- the LOC120770237 gene encoding uncharacterized protein LOC120770237 isoform X2: protein MATGGGEHLHIIDQLQSTVQSIIHRIGGDNSYAQRLLNKIHALQEKVESLSGQERVEFLHNAKDTLRNTIEHAEQKLMQYTNFQQVYNYSIVAALLFTVLLVIALFGYKLYKSLMEKELKKKEKLKTKQAKKSKKTN from the exons ATGGCAACCGGCGGCGGCGAACATCTTCACATAATCGATCAGTTGCAAAGCACAGTGCAATCGATCATACACCGAATTGGCGGTGATAACAGTTATGCACAACGGTTGCTCAATAAAATTCACGCGCTGCAGGAGAAGGTCGAGTCACTATCCGGTCAGGAGCGTGTTGAGTTTCTGCACAACGCCAAGGATACGCTGCGCAACACCATCGAGCATGCCGAGCAAAAGCTAATGCAATATACGAATTTCCAACAAGTCTACAATTACTCCATTGTGGCGGCGTTGTTATTCACGGTGCTTTTGGTGATTG cgCTCTTCGGCTACAAACTGTACAAATCGCTGATGGAGAAGGAACTGAAGAAGAAGGAGAAATTGAAAACCAAACAagccaaaaaatcaaaaaagacaaATTAA
- the LOC120770238 gene encoding cytochrome b-c1 complex subunit 9: MKAIYNSLFKRTSTYAVGIMASVFFFERAFEVGSTQLFESVNKGKLWKDIKGKYE, from the exons atgaAGGCTATCTACAACTCTTTATTCAAAAGGACTTCCACATATGCCGTGGGAATAATGGCATCCGTGTTCTTCTTTGAACGCGCATTTGAAGTGGGGTCTACACAACTTTTCGAATCCGTCAATAAAGGA aAACTGTGGAAGGATATCAAGGGCAAATACGAATAA
- the LOC120770236 gene encoding 39S ribosomal protein L18, mitochondrial — translation MSGHFQPLRSSRVLRKIKEISQPTGEPVIINRNPRNLERLRIAHKPNGYFLEKPGRSFWHKLELTVSGRYVTAEVRHFQNGPIVGASTSEWAIKKHLYKTTDTPAFVNLARVLAMRCLQSGITEMACNIDAVAGGKVEKFLKTLEENGVKLQEPERYVAPLPWDAVRHEKPWDVLEDHLQPAQQAKTEETPKK, via the coding sequence atgTCGGGCCATTTTCAACCGCTTAGATCCTCTCGCGTTTTGCGTAAAATCAAGGAGATCAGCCAACCCACCGGAGAACCAGTCATAATAAACCGAAATCCAAGAAATCTGGAGAGATTGCGTATTGCACATAAACCCAACggttattttttggaaaaacctGGACGTTCGTTTTGGCATAAGTTGGAGTTGACTGTAAGCGGACGTTACGTAACTGCAGAAGTCAGACATTTTCAGAATGGTCCTATTGTCGGTGCGAGCACCTCGGAATGGGCAATAAAAAAGCATCTCTACAAAACCACAGATACTCCTGCTTTTGTGAATCTTGCTCGAGTGCTGGCAATGAGATGCCTTCAGTCAGGCATTACTGAAATGGCTTGCAATATTGACGCCGTTGCCGGAGGTAAAGTTGAAAAGTTTCTGAAAACATTGGAAGAAAATGGAGTTAAGTTGCAAGAACCTGAACGATACGTTGCGCCATTGCCTTGGGATGCTGTGCGGCATGAAAAGCCATGGGATGTATTAGAAGATCACCTACAACCGGCACAACAGGCAAAGACAGAGGAAACACCtaagaaataa